A genomic segment from Flavobacteriales bacterium encodes:
- a CDS encoding sterol desaturase family protein yields the protein MTGESLIDTIEATAISLCFLTLVFLPMEKVFPAKQGQKVFRIKWFLDFCFFLGQYVLWSGLVFWVLNLFGKHLTSMVPDTFQAFIKEQPFPIQVFEVLFFSDLLIYWGHRLQHRVDFLWRFHKVHHSAEHLDWLAAHREHPIDSLYTIGLINLPAFIMGFPLESIAGVIAFRGIWAIYIHSNVRLPIGPLRVLIGAPELHHWHHDLDRKAGNYANISPIMDVMFGTYKCPDHEPERFGINEESPSSYLGQIIEPLVPKNLWGKLKRVSTNIKLNA from the coding sequence ATGACAGGGGAATCTCTCATTGATACAATAGAGGCCACGGCCATCAGTCTGTGCTTTCTGACCTTGGTGTTTCTGCCAATGGAAAAGGTCTTTCCTGCAAAACAGGGACAAAAAGTATTCAGGATCAAATGGTTTTTGGATTTCTGCTTCTTTCTGGGACAATATGTGCTCTGGTCGGGTTTGGTTTTCTGGGTTCTGAACTTATTTGGCAAGCACCTGACTTCGATGGTTCCCGATACTTTCCAAGCATTCATTAAAGAACAACCATTTCCAATTCAAGTATTTGAGGTACTATTTTTCAGTGATCTCTTGATATACTGGGGACATCGACTACAACATAGGGTTGATTTTCTTTGGCGATTCCATAAGGTGCATCATAGTGCAGAACACCTTGATTGGCTGGCAGCACATAGAGAACATCCGATAGACTCTCTTTATACGATCGGACTGATAAACTTACCCGCGTTCATCATGGGATTTCCGCTGGAATCTATCGCAGGTGTCATTGCCTTTAGAGGAATATGGGCAATATACATTCATTCAAATGTAAGACTACCTATTGGACCTTTGAGAGTTTTGATCGGAGCACCAGAACTCCATCATTGGCATCATGATCTGGACAGAAAGGCAGGAAACTACGCCAACATTTCACCGATCATGGATGTGATGTTTGGCACCTATAAATGTCCTGACCACGAACCGGAAAGATTCGGAATCAACGAAGAATCACCAAGTTCTTACCTTGGACAAATCATCGAGCCATTGGTTCCAAAGAACCTTTGGGGTAAGTTAAAACGCGTATCGACCAATATTAAACTCAATGCTTAG
- a CDS encoding FAD-binding dehydrogenase translates to MKEYKADAVIVGGGIAGIAAAFELLNEGQKVLVIDRDVEAELGGLAKWSFGGMFFVDSPLQRRGGIKDSVDLALSDWHSVADFGEEDVLPKAWAEQYVNMCTDHIYRWLTKEHGTKFFPVVHWVERGLFKPGNSYPRFHMVWGTGKGLTDDLIKSLRNHSKTATHLQMVYRHKAEELIVEGGRVVGVTGMDEEANVPFVAKGENVLVATGGMGGNIQRVKDTWYKPWGEPPEVILNGSHPYALGDMHDAVGRANGNVTHLDWHWHYAAGVRHPRPKWKDHGLSLVPPKSALWLDHTGKRFGPNPLITAYDTRWTVEEICKQEKKYSWQILNMKIMIKEFAISGSESNESIRDKNLVGFLKDILLGNTKLVNDMINSPDFVTANTLEELVDKMNALQGTDDVKLEHVKQSVLPYDAMIDRGPTFHDDEQLRRIAHARQYRGDKVRTCKFQKIVDPKAMPLVAIRESILSRKTLGGIQTDLGGRVMSIPVNGKSEPIPGLYAIGEAAGFGGGGSHGKGALEGTFLGGCVLTARIAAKTIAGKKL, encoded by the coding sequence ATGAAAGAATACAAAGCCGATGCGGTGATTGTAGGTGGTGGAATTGCAGGCATAGCCGCAGCCTTCGAACTGCTGAATGAAGGACAGAAAGTGCTGGTGATAGACCGCGATGTGGAGGCCGAACTGGGTGGACTGGCCAAGTGGAGCTTCGGAGGGATGTTCTTCGTGGATTCGCCCCTACAGCGCAGAGGCGGTATCAAGGACAGTGTGGACCTTGCTTTGAGCGATTGGCATTCAGTGGCCGATTTCGGGGAGGAAGACGTTCTGCCGAAGGCGTGGGCCGAGCAGTACGTGAACATGTGCACCGACCATATTTACCGTTGGCTCACCAAGGAGCACGGCACCAAGTTCTTTCCCGTGGTGCATTGGGTGGAGCGCGGATTGTTCAAACCGGGCAATTCCTACCCACGGTTCCACATGGTGTGGGGTACGGGAAAAGGGTTGACCGATGACCTTATCAAAAGCCTGCGCAACCATTCCAAGACCGCTACGCATCTGCAAATGGTGTATCGCCACAAGGCAGAGGAACTGATAGTGGAGGGCGGTCGCGTGGTTGGCGTTACCGGAATGGACGAGGAAGCCAATGTGCCTTTTGTGGCCAAGGGCGAGAACGTGCTGGTGGCCACAGGCGGCATGGGTGGCAACATTCAGCGTGTAAAAGATACGTGGTACAAGCCGTGGGGCGAACCACCAGAGGTGATCCTGAACGGGTCGCATCCGTACGCGTTGGGCGATATGCACGATGCCGTAGGGCGCGCCAACGGAAACGTGACGCACTTGGACTGGCATTGGCACTATGCGGCAGGGGTGCGGCACCCACGTCCGAAATGGAAAGACCACGGACTTAGCCTCGTGCCGCCCAAATCGGCCTTATGGCTGGATCATACCGGAAAGCGTTTTGGTCCGAATCCACTCATTACCGCTTATGATACCCGTTGGACGGTGGAGGAGATCTGCAAGCAGGAGAAGAAGTACAGTTGGCAGATACTGAACATGAAGATCATGATCAAGGAGTTTGCCATCAGCGGGTCCGAAAGCAATGAGTCCATCCGCGATAAGAACCTGGTGGGCTTCCTCAAAGACATCCTTCTCGGCAATACAAAACTGGTGAACGACATGATCAACAGTCCCGATTTTGTAACGGCCAACACCTTGGAGGAACTGGTGGACAAGATGAACGCCCTACAGGGAACGGACGATGTAAAACTGGAGCACGTGAAGCAAAGTGTGCTGCCTTACGATGCCATGATCGACCGTGGCCCGACCTTCCATGATGATGAGCAGCTTCGTAGAATTGCACACGCTCGCCAATACCGTGGCGACAAGGTGCGTACCTGCAAGTTCCAAAAGATCGTGGATCCAAAGGCGATGCCGCTGGTGGCCATCCGCGAATCCATTCTATCGCGCAAGACATTGGGAGGCATTCAGACCGACCTCGGTGGTCGCGTCATGAGCATACCCGTCAACGGGAAGTCAGAACCTATTCCGGGGCTTTATGCCATTGGCGAAGCAGCCGGTTTCGGTGGCGGTGGGTCGCATGGCAAAGGTGCCCTGGAAGGTACATTCCTTGGTGGCTGTGTGCTCACCGCACGCATTGCGGCCAAAACGATAGCGGGGAAGAAATTATGA
- a CDS encoding DUF1801 domain-containing protein — protein sequence MKPEIQAYNERQASEQKPICDRLATEIDQHLQEAESKIWHGHPVWFLDGNPVVGYSKQKSGIRLMFWSGASFDEEGLNVRGPKFKDASVFFNAVEDIESQHLQRWLEKSRNIQWDYKNIVKRKGVLERLK from the coding sequence ATGAAACCAGAGATACAAGCCTACAACGAACGCCAAGCCTCAGAACAAAAGCCCATCTGCGACAGGTTGGCAACAGAGATCGACCAACATCTACAGGAAGCAGAGAGCAAAATATGGCACGGGCATCCCGTTTGGTTCTTGGATGGCAATCCTGTAGTCGGGTACAGCAAACAAAAATCCGGCATCAGGCTCATGTTCTGGAGCGGAGCAAGTTTTGATGAAGAAGGGTTGAACGTGCGTGGACCGAAATTCAAAGATGCTTCTGTCTTCTTTAATGCTGTGGAGGATATCGAAAGTCAGCACCTACAACGGTGGCTCGAAAAATCGCGCAACATCCAATGGGATTACAAGAACATTGTAAAGCGCAAAGGCGTGCTTGAGCGACTGAAGTAA
- a CDS encoding NAD(P)H-dependent oxidoreductase: MKNILAINGSASAESANLLLLETLKKVFSESFSISVVDGLWELPLYTPQREEAGIPDSVQKLRNRVAKADAVIISTPEYLHNIPAVLKNALEWMTHSGELADKPVLPITFTPHEPRGAYAMASLTESLKASKARVVAALPLYRTELPIENGEINLDEDIKQLISEALSLF, encoded by the coding sequence ATGAAGAACATCTTGGCCATAAACGGATCTGCCAGTGCTGAAAGTGCAAATCTTCTTCTGCTTGAAACGTTGAAGAAAGTTTTCTCCGAATCATTTTCAATATCGGTGGTTGATGGCCTTTGGGAATTGCCTCTGTATACTCCGCAACGCGAAGAAGCAGGAATTCCTGATTCTGTACAAAAGCTTAGGAATAGGGTTGCGAAGGCAGATGCGGTAATCATCTCCACACCGGAATACTTGCACAACATTCCAGCCGTTCTCAAAAACGCCTTGGAATGGATGACCCATTCGGGCGAATTGGCCGACAAACCTGTTCTTCCGATCACGTTCACGCCTCACGAACCACGTGGTGCGTATGCTATGGCATCGCTTACAGAATCGCTCAAGGCAAGCAAAGCGAGAGTCGTGGCAGCGTTGCCTCTCTACAGAACGGAACTTCCCATTGAGAATGGCGAGATAAACTTGGATGAAGACATAAAGCAGCTTATTTCGGAAGCACTTTCCTTATTTTGA
- the smpB gene encoding SsrA-binding protein SmpB, with product MMEVIATNRNAKYEYAFLEEFTAGLQLFGTEIKSIRQKDVSISEGYCAFHGDELYILNMHIGEYEQGTYNNHEPKRERKLLLKRQELKKLQNKLKDKGLTIIPTRLFISDGGYAKLNIALAKGKKIHDKRDSIKDRDVKREMDRAINR from the coding sequence ATGATGGAAGTGATCGCCACCAATAGAAACGCCAAGTACGAGTACGCCTTTTTGGAGGAGTTCACGGCCGGATTGCAACTTTTTGGCACCGAGATAAAGAGCATTCGTCAAAAAGATGTGAGCATTTCAGAAGGCTATTGCGCCTTTCATGGCGATGAACTGTACATCCTGAACATGCACATCGGAGAATACGAGCAGGGAACCTACAACAACCACGAACCCAAGCGGGAGCGCAAACTGCTCCTCAAGCGTCAGGAACTGAAAAAACTCCAGAACAAACTCAAAGACAAAGGATTGACCATCATCCCTACCCGACTCTTCATTTCTGATGGCGGCTACGCCAAGTTGAACATTGCCTTGGCCAAAGGAAAGAAGATCCACGACAAGCGCGACAGCATCAAAGACCGGGACGTGAAACGGGAAATGGACCGTGCGATAAACCGTTGA
- a CDS encoding RelA/SpoT family protein, with protein sequence MSDKMPAIDPEKEKQDILKAYKKLLRSTKRHEAKGDLKMIRKAFDVALDAHKDMRRKSGEPYIYHPIAVAEIVTSEIGLGAKSIVCALLHDTVEDTDLTVEDMRRMFGDKVAQIIDGLTKLSSVLDIQEDKSLQAENFRKMLLTMSSDIRVILIKLADRLHNMRTLDSMRRDKQLKIASETMYLYAPLAHRLGLYAIKTELEDLSFKYLEPELYESIVNNLRESQRQRTRFINKFSLPIINSLNEAGLEYEIKGRTKSVYSIARKMKAQGVPFEEVYDLFAIRIITESKPDQEKSDCWKAYSIVTDHYVPNPSRFRDWVSKPKSNGYESLHTTVMSDTGRWVEVQIRTRRMDDIAEKGLAAHWKYKATKKGEDQAQNAESSFDEWLNKIRDLLESPDPNAIDFIDDFKLNLFAEEIFVFTPTGEVRTLPADATSLDFAFDIHTEVGMRCIGAKVNGKLYPLSHKLQSGDQVEVLTSNKQKPKEDWLTFVVTAKAKSKIKQSLKEEKKRIAEDGKEILERKMKQLKVNLDHDMLHKLHKHFKVKTSQDFFIGIAKKTIDFKDVKEFIENSKSASRWYNVLRNRLTGTGTETKKSEPSPKPKPKDKGDTIVIGDASQKMDYVLAKCCTPIPGDDIFGFVTINEGIKIHRTNCPNAINIRSNYAYRVVPASWASKEDHTSFVTGILITGIDDVGLVNAITTVISKDLNVNMQSIAFESNDGVFEGRIKVMVEGIHHLNNLVANLKKVSGIKKIIREDELEK encoded by the coding sequence ATGTCCGATAAGATGCCAGCGATAGATCCGGAGAAGGAGAAACAGGATATTCTGAAAGCCTACAAAAAGCTTTTGCGCTCCACCAAGCGCCACGAGGCAAAGGGCGACCTGAAGATGATCCGTAAGGCGTTTGATGTGGCATTGGATGCGCACAAGGACATGCGCAGAAAGTCGGGCGAACCGTACATCTACCACCCTATTGCGGTGGCGGAGATCGTCACGTCAGAGATCGGTCTGGGTGCCAAATCAATCGTCTGTGCGCTTTTGCACGATACGGTTGAGGACACCGACCTGACCGTGGAGGACATGCGCAGAATGTTCGGGGACAAGGTGGCACAGATTATCGATGGTCTGACCAAACTTTCCAGCGTACTCGATATTCAGGAAGACAAGAGCCTGCAGGCTGAGAATTTCCGAAAGATGTTGCTGACGATGAGCAGCGATATTCGGGTGATTCTTATCAAACTGGCCGACCGACTGCATAACATGCGTACGCTCGATTCGATGCGGAGAGACAAGCAGTTGAAGATCGCATCAGAAACCATGTATCTGTATGCCCCGCTTGCACACCGTTTGGGGCTTTACGCCATCAAGACCGAACTGGAGGATCTTTCGTTCAAATACCTTGAGCCTGAATTGTATGAGAGCATCGTAAACAACCTGCGTGAATCTCAAAGGCAGCGTACGCGATTCATCAACAAGTTCAGTCTTCCTATCATCAACTCGTTGAATGAAGCAGGTTTGGAATACGAGATCAAAGGCCGTACAAAATCGGTGTATTCCATAGCACGGAAGATGAAAGCGCAGGGCGTACCGTTTGAGGAAGTGTACGACCTTTTTGCCATCCGCATTATTACAGAAAGCAAGCCTGATCAGGAAAAATCGGACTGCTGGAAGGCCTATTCCATCGTTACGGATCACTACGTTCCGAATCCGAGCCGATTCCGAGACTGGGTGAGCAAGCCGAAATCAAACGGTTACGAATCATTGCACACCACCGTAATGAGCGATACAGGTCGTTGGGTGGAAGTTCAGATACGTACCAGACGCATGGACGACATTGCGGAGAAAGGATTGGCCGCGCATTGGAAATACAAGGCCACAAAGAAGGGAGAAGACCAGGCGCAGAATGCTGAAAGTAGTTTTGACGAGTGGCTGAATAAGATCCGTGACCTGCTCGAAAGTCCCGACCCGAACGCCATCGATTTTATTGATGACTTCAAACTGAACCTTTTTGCGGAGGAGATATTCGTATTTACACCTACTGGTGAAGTGCGGACGCTACCTGCAGATGCCACTTCGCTGGATTTCGCTTTTGACATCCATACCGAAGTAGGTATGCGCTGCATTGGAGCGAAGGTGAACGGAAAACTCTACCCACTGAGTCACAAACTTCAAAGTGGCGATCAGGTGGAGGTCCTCACGAGCAACAAACAGAAACCGAAAGAGGATTGGTTGACGTTTGTGGTAACGGCCAAGGCCAAATCCAAGATCAAGCAATCTCTTAAAGAGGAGAAAAAACGGATTGCAGAGGATGGTAAAGAAATTCTGGAACGCAAGATGAAGCAACTGAAGGTCAACCTCGATCACGACATGCTTCATAAGCTGCACAAGCATTTCAAGGTCAAGACGAGTCAGGATTTTTTCATCGGCATTGCCAAGAAGACCATCGATTTCAAAGACGTTAAAGAGTTCATTGAGAACAGCAAAAGCGCTTCGAGATGGTATAACGTCCTTCGAAACCGTTTGACGGGAACTGGCACCGAGACCAAGAAATCGGAACCTTCACCAAAGCCAAAACCGAAAGACAAAGGCGATACCATCGTTATTGGTGATGCCAGCCAAAAAATGGATTACGTGCTTGCCAAGTGCTGTACTCCAATCCCAGGAGACGACATATTCGGCTTTGTGACCATTAATGAAGGGATCAAGATCCACCGCACCAACTGCCCCAACGCCATCAACATCCGAAGCAATTACGCTTACCGCGTAGTACCGGCAAGTTGGGCAAGCAAGGAAGACCACACTTCATTTGTAACAGGAATTCTCATTACGGGAATCGATGATGTCGGATTGGTGAATGCCATCACAACAGTCATCTCCAAAGACCTGAATGTGAACATGCAGAGCATTGCATTTGAAAGCAATGACGGGGTTTTCGAAGGCCGCATCAAGGTAATGGTAGAGGGCATTCATCACCTCAACAATCTGGTGGCCAACCTTAAGAAGGTGAGCGGAATCAAGAAGATCATTCGCGAGGACGAATTGGAAAAATGA
- a CDS encoding MFS transporter: MKQQEKPTLSFWQIWNMSFGFMGIQFGWGLQMANMSAIYEYLDAKPEEIPMLWLAAPLTGLIIQPIIGYMSDRTWTKLGRRRPYFLVGAILSSIALVLMPNSSAVWMAAGLLWILDASINVSMEPFRAFVVDMLPEKQHSKGFAMQSLMIGLGAVIASALPWMMSNWFGFETTAEMGKIPDSVKYSFYLGAFAFITAVLITIITTKPYPPADMEEFRRKQQAEKGIGKAAKEIFSSIAHMPKTMRQVALVQFLTWPGLFLMWFYYSVAVAGDIFGGEPRSEVYAEGLGFAGLTFAWYNLVTFGFAFLLPYIADRISMKFTHALCLTAGGIGLISVRFITDPYMLYASMTGVGIAWASILSMPYAMLGNSLPKDKVGIYMGIFNFFIVLPEIIASLGFGWVMESVLHNDRLSAVMLGGGLMLLGALLTLRIQVVKEA; encoded by the coding sequence ATGAAGCAACAGGAAAAACCGACCCTTTCGTTCTGGCAGATATGGAATATGAGCTTCGGCTTCATGGGAATCCAATTCGGTTGGGGACTTCAAATGGCCAACATGAGCGCCATTTATGAGTACTTGGACGCAAAACCAGAAGAGATTCCGATGCTTTGGCTGGCCGCGCCCTTAACAGGACTTATCATCCAGCCCATTATCGGTTATATGAGTGACCGAACATGGACCAAATTGGGGCGCAGACGGCCGTACTTTTTGGTCGGGGCCATTCTCAGTTCCATTGCGTTGGTGCTGATGCCCAATTCATCGGCCGTTTGGATGGCTGCTGGACTTTTGTGGATACTCGATGCATCCATCAATGTGTCGATGGAACCGTTCAGAGCTTTTGTGGTGGACATGCTTCCCGAAAAACAGCACAGCAAGGGATTCGCCATGCAAAGCCTGATGATCGGTCTTGGGGCGGTTATCGCTTCGGCCTTGCCTTGGATGATGAGCAACTGGTTCGGGTTTGAGACTACGGCAGAAATGGGAAAAATTCCGGATTCGGTCAAATATTCATTTTACTTAGGAGCATTTGCGTTCATCACTGCGGTTTTGATCACCATCATCACGACTAAACCCTATCCGCCTGCCGATATGGAGGAATTCCGCAGGAAGCAACAGGCAGAGAAAGGTATAGGAAAGGCTGCAAAAGAGATTTTTTCATCCATTGCCCACATGCCCAAGACCATGCGTCAGGTGGCGTTGGTGCAGTTCTTAACATGGCCTGGTCTGTTCCTGATGTGGTTCTACTATTCGGTAGCTGTGGCTGGAGACATTTTCGGTGGAGAACCGCGCAGTGAAGTCTATGCCGAGGGCTTGGGATTTGCAGGGCTGACCTTTGCTTGGTATAACCTCGTCACGTTTGGATTTGCATTTCTTCTGCCATATATAGCAGACCGGATTTCCATGAAATTCACGCATGCGCTGTGCCTGACAGCGGGTGGTATCGGCCTCATCTCGGTGCGGTTCATCACCGACCCTTACATGCTCTATGCCTCCATGACAGGTGTTGGCATAGCATGGGCAAGCATTCTTTCCATGCCTTATGCCATGCTGGGCAATAGCCTCCCCAAAGACAAAGTGGGAATCTACATGGGCATTTTCAACTTCTTTATCGTCTTGCCAGAGATCATTGCCAGCCTTGGTTTCGGTTGGGTAATGGAGTCTGTGTTGCACAACGACCGCCTCTCTGCCGTAATGCTGGGTGGAGGATTGATGCTGCTTGGCGCATTGCTTACCCTGCGCATTCAGGTGGTGAAAGAAGCCTGA
- a CDS encoding SH3 domain-containing protein, whose amino-acid sequence MKKLLVILISLVGLQTTAQNTPKHLNVMAVNGLNMRSQPDGHSRVVTKVPFGKQVEILEQTDVELQLGWITDHWYKVRFRGREGFIFGGYLSSLPAPLAVQVSSLSEVLPAYCKDVLTQEGDAVAATERTRTGDTLFYSMMKFAEGVELESESQSERTTSKLLLPVNVQQSYVLLEALLKSSGNTPLLDQLRFVKGADGKLTRISIADGSISVKAVSDELTELTFTSFADQVSAQR is encoded by the coding sequence ATGAAAAAGTTACTGGTAATTCTCATTTCGCTGGTAGGTTTACAAACCACAGCCCAAAACACACCGAAGCACTTGAACGTGATGGCCGTCAATGGTCTGAACATGCGTTCGCAGCCAGATGGACACTCGCGGGTGGTGACCAAAGTTCCCTTTGGCAAACAGGTTGAAATTTTGGAACAAACGGATGTGGAATTGCAACTTGGGTGGATAACAGACCATTGGTATAAGGTGCGTTTCCGTGGTCGCGAAGGTTTCATTTTCGGTGGCTATTTGAGTTCGCTACCAGCACCTTTGGCCGTTCAGGTTTCCTCGCTATCAGAAGTATTGCCTGCATACTGCAAAGACGTACTTACGCAAGAAGGCGATGCAGTTGCTGCCACTGAGCGCACTCGAACTGGCGACACGCTTTTTTACAGCATGATGAAGTTTGCAGAAGGTGTTGAACTGGAATCGGAGAGCCAATCGGAGCGAACTACCTCAAAATTGTTACTTCCCGTAAATGTTCAACAATCGTATGTGCTGCTCGAAGCGCTGCTCAAATCGAGTGGCAATACACCCTTGCTCGATCAACTTCGGTTTGTGAAAGGGGCTGATGGAAAACTTACGCGTATCTCAATAGCCGATGGCAGCATCTCCGTAAAAGCCGTTTCTGATGAGCTGACCGAATTGACTTTCACATCCTTTGCTGACCAAGTTTCCGCGCAACGTTAG
- a CDS encoding tetratricopeptide repeat protein, translated as METIKNNFKMVAAFALLVLTTEAYAQMSPYKFAQTFNQAFANVVAADYEEALPLLEQLHQSDPEHAQVGYLLAICRHNLKMEAGGTLPLLLSASKSYNYYHEHGNVNDRSVPAKAWFLLAEVYSELGRHKESIDAYRDYMSCIPLASLEHKRSVIQLIAVQRQLLAANGSKTRGSLTASLQP; from the coding sequence ATGGAAACGATAAAGAACAATTTCAAGATGGTAGCAGCATTTGCCCTGCTTGTACTCACTACAGAAGCTTACGCTCAGATGAGTCCATACAAGTTTGCACAGACATTCAATCAGGCTTTTGCCAATGTAGTGGCAGCTGACTACGAGGAAGCGTTGCCGCTGTTGGAGCAGCTTCATCAAAGCGACCCGGAACACGCTCAGGTCGGATATCTACTTGCCATCTGTAGGCACAATTTGAAAATGGAAGCTGGCGGAACCCTTCCGTTGCTGCTGTCAGCTTCCAAGAGCTACAATTACTACCACGAGCATGGAAATGTGAACGATCGGTCCGTTCCAGCAAAGGCTTGGTTTCTGTTGGCAGAGGTGTATTCAGAATTGGGTCGCCACAAGGAATCGATAGATGCTTACCGCGACTATATGAGTTGCATTCCTTTGGCTTCTTTGGAGCATAAGCGATCTGTGATTCAACTAATAGCCGTACAGCGACAACTGCTGGCAGCAAATGGCTCCAAAACCAGAGGTTCACTTACCGCAAGCTTACAGCCATGA
- the hemW gene encoding radical SAM family heme chaperone HemW produces MAGIYIHIPFCRRACHYCDFHFTTNLKNAQELVDAILREIELRNDYLSGESISTIYFGGGTPSLLPTSELERIIDRISTFHPLENDLELTVEANPEDLSTNKLKELKNIGVNRLSLGTQSFIDAELKWMNRVHTSEQAKTAISEAQGLGFDNISIDLIFGLPDQTISDWEFNLSEALKLNVQHISSYALTVEEKTVLNSRIKKGMQKAPDDERTMEFFRMNMDLLPQNGFEHYEISNFAKEGFISRHNSSYWKGTPYLGLGPSAHSFIGTTRQWNMRANAGYIRTIKNVESFFFQEHLSENDRLNENIMIGLRTKWGIEKDRMERIKTGSWLQLISNLNDLEPDNFIIASNAIRLTKKGMQLADGLAAELFFE; encoded by the coding sequence ATGGCAGGGATTTACATTCACATTCCGTTCTGCAGGCGCGCTTGCCATTACTGCGATTTTCATTTCACTACAAACCTCAAGAACGCACAGGAACTTGTCGATGCGATACTTCGTGAAATAGAACTCAGAAACGATTATCTGAGCGGAGAATCCATCTCAACCATTTATTTCGGAGGTGGCACTCCTTCCCTACTTCCAACATCGGAGTTGGAACGGATAATTGATCGGATCTCAACCTTTCATCCGTTGGAGAATGATCTGGAACTGACCGTTGAGGCCAATCCAGAAGATCTTTCAACCAACAAATTGAAAGAACTGAAGAACATTGGCGTGAACCGTTTGAGTTTGGGAACACAATCGTTTATTGATGCTGAGCTGAAATGGATGAACCGCGTGCATACCTCAGAGCAGGCCAAAACTGCCATTTCTGAAGCTCAGGGTCTTGGTTTCGACAACATCAGCATCGATCTGATCTTCGGACTTCCCGATCAAACCATTTCCGACTGGGAATTCAATCTTTCGGAAGCCTTGAAATTAAACGTTCAGCATATTTCAAGCTATGCACTTACCGTGGAGGAGAAAACCGTGCTGAATTCCCGAATCAAGAAAGGAATGCAAAAGGCACCTGATGATGAGCGCACCATGGAGTTTTTCAGAATGAACATGGACTTGCTTCCGCAGAACGGGTTCGAGCATTATGAGATCAGCAATTTCGCGAAGGAAGGGTTCATCTCGCGTCATAATTCATCCTACTGGAAAGGAACGCCTTATCTCGGACTTGGCCCATCGGCCCATTCCTTTATTGGCACAACGCGGCAATGGAATATGCGCGCAAACGCAGGTTACATCCGAACAATAAAGAATGTTGAATCCTTTTTCTTCCAAGAGCATCTTTCAGAGAACGATCGATTGAACGAGAACATCATGATCGGACTACGCACCAAATGGGGAATCGAAAAAGACCGAATGGAACGGATAAAAACTGGAAGTTGGCTGCAACTGATTTCAAATCTCAATGATTTGGAACCCGACAATTTCATTATCGCATCCAACGCCATTCGATTGACAAAAAAAGGGATGCAGCTGGCGGATGGTCTTGCTGCTGAGTTGTTCTTCGAGTAA